From Ascaphus truei isolate aAscTru1 chromosome 20, aAscTru1.hap1, whole genome shotgun sequence, one genomic window encodes:
- the LOC142470869 gene encoding vitelline membrane outer layer protein 1 homolog, whose amino-acid sequence MCPVGFHARGFSLKLEQYQWFGDDTSLNGIRLLCFSSNNIGEFPIQSTEGAWGSWTSPVRCRNGNLIGFNLGVSPPQGDGDDTAANNIMFKCSDETILVKLWLLWGSFGGWSQSCNIGICGISTRVERYQGKGDDTALNDVKFTCCEN is encoded by the exons ATGTGTCCCGTCGGTTTCCATGCCAGAGGATTCTCTCTCAAG TTGGAACAATACCAGTGGTTTGGTGATGATACGTCTCTGAACGGGATACGGCTGCTCTGTTTTAGCAGCAACAACATTGGGGAATTTCCAATCCAGTCTACTGAAGGAGC GTGGGGCTCATGGACCTCCCCTGTGCGGTGTCGCAACGGCAACCTCATCGGTTTCAACTTGGGAGTAAGTCCACCTCAGGGGGACGGTGACGACACTGCCGCCAACAACATCATGTTTAAGTGCTCAGACGAAACGATACTAGTGAAACTTTGGCTCTTGTGGGGTTCATTCGGAGGGTGGAGCCAGTCCTGCAACATAGGGATCTGTGGCATCAGCACCAGGGTGGAGAGGTACCAAGGAAAAGGAGATGACACGGCCCTCAATGATGTCAAGTTCACCTGCTGTGAAAACTGA